The genome window GCTGAACATCAGAGACAACCTTAGTTGGTCTATTGTGCTTCATACAGATTAGGCCTGGCCTGTCTATACAACAATCATGGGCTTCTTACTTCACAGATGTGTTCAAGCTACTGTTGAAAGCAGAGGCGTCACAGAGCGTGTAACTCTGAGGGGGGCGAGCTTCATGATCGTAATGGGACATTTACAAGAATATTATGCAATGTTTTGCTTTCCTCTGAATCATACTTCCCTGTGTGCATATGTCAGATTCTCCAGAGCTTTGATTGGGCTTTGCATTGATTTTTCCGACGGTCTGATTCTATTTCTGGCCACTGTCGCCTCAGTGTCGCTGGCTCCGTGACGCCTCTGAGTGTACGTCTATGTGGCCTTAATGCAGGAGTTGTTTACTGTAAACATCATGGGCCATGAGGACTGCACAGGCAGCATGGTAAAACTGTAATACTGTAGATTGCACAGAAATCCTAATTAGTTAATTAAGAACCTAATTGTTATACATTCCTATGTTCCATAACATTGCACATGCCTTTAATGAACACTTAGCACCATGCAACCTGAAGATGAGGTGGCTCCTGAATGCATCAAAAGTCGAAACAGGCCTTCTGTAAtgattttttacattaaaatgagaGTCAATGAGAAAAGGTGTTAGGTAACTTAAATTTCATGTGAACCTTTACATCTATATAGTATTTAATATTAGGCTGGCATTTGATCACTTTTGTAGATTCAAATTATGCTGGCATTTATGCTGTAAAGGGCCCTTAAAATTGTCACTAACTTTGGGAGATTGAACTTGAATTTCCTTTTTACAGCAAACTGACACTGCTACAGGTGATCTGGTTATACTTCAGTTCCAGTTTAACCTTTTGATAACTGTACATACAAGTATGTGAGGGGGCTATTTAGGACCAAGTACTAAATGAGGCCTTCGTGACTGAGACTCATGTACAGTAACGTGATAAAAACCTCCGCAGTGCTAATGATATGATGTCAAAAGTGAGGGCTGGGATTATTTTGGGCCTGACTGTTACGATTCTCCAGGACTCTGTGGATAGATGACACTTAAGTGTCTGATCCGGATTTTTGGGGGCCGTCTCAAATCCCACCTCTCTATGTTCGTCTGCTCAAAGACATACAGTAAGCACAGATTTCATGTTAACTGTTCAGTCCTGTCTGAGCGAGCCTGTCATGGGTGAAGAGATTAACATGGTTTGAGCTTGTTAAAGGGTGAGACTGAGATGATGCTAGGTACAGTGGTGCATACCACCAGAGGCGgtacagtgtacagtggtgTGTCTCGGTCTGGGTGTGGCTGTGACGCTCACTCTACTCCTCAGCGGTGTGAGACAGCTGCTTCTCATACAGGCTGAGGACGTGATGCACAAACTGGTACTGCTCGCACGTCTGGATCATCCCACccctgagaaacacacacacagagagtacAGTCAtttgtcagacagaaaacactgtccGGCCACGCTAGCAGGTTGACTCTATGGATggcatgctaagctaagatggtggccatgttaaacattatgacatcagcatgttcactgtgagcatgttagcatttagctcaaagctccaTTGTGCCTACGGTTAAGTACAGCCTCATAGAGCTGGTAGCATGGCTGTacacttcatgtttttataaGGCTATATGCTAAATCTTTGGTATGTTATTCATCAAAAGCCATGTGCGTCCGAACTGCACTGATGGAATTAGCCCTGatggtttcatttcagcatTAGGTTTCAACAGCTCCAGCAAGATGTTCATCGCATTTGCTCAAACAGCCCATGCAACACAATGGACTACGACATTTTGACTGGTCAACAACAGGTGCACCAGGGTCAGGGCAAAGCTGATGTGCATGATGGATATCTCACATGGCTTAAATGGAAGAGAGGCATAATTCATTCGTCTACATCTATAGTTTTGCTGCTAGTTGTGAGAGAGGGATCTATAAAAAACTCACTTCTAGGGTGCCCTTGTGAGCACTGAGGCCagaaaaaactttaaaatatgCCGCTTAAGAAATGAGGAGTCTATTGCAAGAAGCCTATGATTGATTTAAGTGGCGCAACACACTGAAGTTTCATTTCGGGGTAAACTTATTCAAACTTAAGCCTGCAGTGACTTACTGCAGCTTGTGATTTGGAACCGGATCAAGTAAAACTTAGTCAACTAGGCTCTTTTCCCGTAACAAACAACGATTTGGTGCCAAGTACTAAAGATAGACGTGAGCATGGATAAGGGCTAAGAATATCTCACCTGTCCAGACGGAGCTGGCAGGTGGTTCTCAGGATGTCAACCACACCCTCAGTCCTCAGCTGCTTGCACAGGATGGAGGTGGCGATGAAGCAGCCAGTTCGACCAATTCCAGCACTGCGGACAAAAAGTTGAAGGGATAAAGGGATGGGGGAGGTTGGAGAAGGAGAAAATGGATGGATTGGTGTATTGATTTGCACTGATCCCACTAATTTGATTAATGTCAAATCCTCCTTAGGGAAATCAGACAGCAGAGGATTAGAGGAAGTCAAAAGCACTGCTTTGCCAAGTGGTTTctatagtaaaaaaaaacagcaatagaAAGGGCTCCTCTAATATGAAACTGGACAATTTCCCTGATGAGTGTGCAGTAAAATGAACTCCTTATTCATCCCTATATCACAAACAAGCTAATTTTGTACCTGCAGTGAACAATAATAGGGCCAGTGGAGGGTGGGGCTTCTTCTCGGGCCCTTTCTACTTCCTGCACCAGTTCCAGAAGAGGTGGAGCCTTGTCCGGAGTCTTTTGATCAGGCCACGAGGTGTACCAGTACTGCCGCAGACTACGCTCCTCTTCCCCAcactggtacacacacacacgcacacacacacacacacacacagacggtgTTCAGGCACAAAATATGGATGTGACCATGTTGTACATGAGACACACAGAAGCATTTCTGATCAGCCTGTTGCTCTGCATGTATATCCAAATTGTTACCTTGGTGTTAGTTGCTACGACAACAATGAACGCAGAgcaagacagcaaaaaaaaaaaaaaaaaaagagtgagggTTATAAAAAAGATCTTACATAGTCTATTCCTCCCTCGCCTGCACTGTAGCATAATCAGCCATCAGCTGACTCTATTCCCTGAGTGTCAGTCTGACAATGATCATTAATCCAACAGATAGACAACCGAAACCACACAACAAGCTTTTAACTCAGTTATATAATGCTCCCCTGGTGCTTAGTAATCAGATGCAGGCTGCATTTACTGAATTATCATGTTTGGCTTGATAAGTACCAATGCCACCGTGACCCCAAATTAAACATAAGGCACCatcatgaacacatgaatggaACTGAAGGGCACAGCTACCTCAGGAAGGTGGAgtaaagcagcagcatgcaCATCTGTGTTCAGTCCGTACGCACCTTGACAGTCTGATGAGACTGTctgataaaaacatttacattggGAGAAAGAAAACTGCCTGCTTGGTATGTTGAGAATGCAGCATCGCAATCTGGTGTGTTGACAGACAAATCTACACTGCAGTGCACCATGTTTTTATTACATGGTTGGATATGAATCTTGAGGTCAGATGTGTGGACAGTGAGTCATCTGAAAAAAGAATTTCAACACGCAGTAAGCCAGCTGTCAATAGATATATTGCAGGTAAGAGAGGCAATGGAATGGCAATGCTAGCGTGTCGTTCCACCACAATGAAATATCGCAACAATGATCAGATGTATTGCATGCAATTTTGTACAAAGTCATTCATTGTCCGAAGAGGATGACTTATGTCTTTAGTGTtcacctgacttttcctctaattTGTTGAGTGCTTTAACAAATACCTGTGAAACTaatgactttcccatcagcctcaggtgaactttgtgtttagcaaatgtcagcatgctaacaggctggactaagatggtgaacgtgGTAAACATTTGCATGCTGGCtttgttattgtgagcatgttagcatgctgatgtgttACCATTTAGCTCAAGGAAGCGTCTTTCTGTGTCCTACCTTCAAAGTAAACACCCTCAGACTGTAGTCATCCTCCTGGGTTACTGTGACAACGGTGATCTCGATGCCCTCGTGGGTTACAGTGTCCTCGGGCCAGTACTCTGCACATTTCTGCAAGACACAATGCACACGCAAGTGGGTATTCTTACCCATCCCGTTATCAACTTAAAtgtccattcatccattcatgcacccatcatcatcatcatcatcttgcaTCCCAACTGACctcatttttctcctccagatTAGTGATCATCACTATGATTGGGCTTCTTTCCTGCCACACCATCCTCCAGAAGTCCCCCACTGTGTTCACGGTGGGACCCTGGGTCGCAATGTATGCACACTCCTCATCGCCAtaaccctgcacacacacacacacacacacacacacacacacacacacaaacacgcaattatacttccatcacttttggggacattacatagatttacattcatttcttggagtccccacaatgtcaataatacacactcacaaaaacacaaacgcACGGCCACACACAGGAACAGCTACCTGTTCCTACTGACTGTGAGTGTGAGACTATGAATAGAATGCGAGGTCAAATCCACAGAGAAAGAATAAAGTTACAGTGGCTACTTCACAGAGCGTGCTGGGGCAGAATTTTTGCTTATGAATACACATATTTCCACTTACTCTGAGATAATTAGCATTGATGTAGGTGGTGAGGAAATCATCTTCATCCTGTGACTTCAAGAtcactctgctgtgtgtgtctggaggtgGACAGGATGAGATTAtcatgaaaaagagagacacatGGGTTGTAATtcaaagagacagcagaggaagatgagagatAATAGTTATGCATACAGGCTAGGTATATTAAATGTTGCAGCTCAGTTCTGTTTAAAGGTTGGTTGGTGTCTTTTTGTgtgctgtgtctcagtgtgCGTGTCAATATTCTGgtgcacagagacagacctttTACAGACACATCCGAGCAAAAAAGCTGATGAGTATGTGGAATTATTAAAGAGatgcagcacaaaaaaacagcttttacagaatttacagctgttttatctgtttttggtGTATGCTCCAACTTGTGTTGCAGCTGTACTCACTGGGTAAGATGGTTTTGTAGCGGTTCTTTCTCACCAGCCCTGGGTAGTTGTACTCTTTAGGGTCCACAAAGTTCATGGGAGTTTCCTGCCGAAGAACAACgggtgcaacaacaatcaatCTTTGCAGAAATGGTGGGAAAGTTCTAGCCTTACCTTCTACTAGGCAACAGAACAGTAAGAAAATAACATCCAACTTTAAGTCATCTACTGTCCTTCACACTAAACTGTTGCTGTCTAATTGTACGTGTTTGAAATTCTATGGACAACTTGTGTATGGTCTTGAATGCACATCTTTCTGCCTGGCAGACACTAGAATCCTCTGTGGGTCTTTGTATGCAAATATCCCTTCATCTATCCGTCCTTCGCCCACTAACAGACAGTGGAAAAGCTTACGGGTGTGTACAGAGCTCCactgggcgtgtgtgtgtgggagtgtgcatttgtgcctgtgtgcgtgtgtcagtgtACGTCTCTTCCGGTGAGTCTCTGTTCATCCTTGTTAATCTAAAGCGTGTAGGCGGgtgagctgctgttgctgcactCACATAAAACTCAGCCTGCAGGCTCTGGTCATCCATGGCCCGAGTGTGTAGCATGGCAGGGGTCAGGGTGTGTGTTCCCTGTCGGAGGTACTCCTGGGCTGACTGGTCTCTAGGGGAGAGCTGGGCTCCGTAGCCATAGGGCTCAGTGCAGCCCGGTGTACACATGTCCAAGGTCAGGGAAACATTAGAGCCCCTCCTGTGTGATAAATATTGATGTGTGATATAgacgtacagtatgtgtttacCCATCTGCTGCAGTTTCTACAAA of Chelmon rostratus isolate fCheRos1 chromosome 6, fCheRos1.pri, whole genome shotgun sequence contains these proteins:
- the ptpn5 gene encoding tyrosine-protein phosphatase non-receptor type 5, with the protein product MTRRLSSSTRSHTEDSIFLRPDEDPVWLDEPTKTEKQGDGVPKKDGLPNCKDKPTGGQSQRGEEVFMHKVYALVIEIHCWAALFVVSQVTGYWVFFVVEGNGPLSSIYKALQVIDFYLGFILPCHPIFGMESMVLMRDVVNTKQHNWIVHGTAGIGVAICVIMVVHMVCKWRFGTGLWSSGVVSRDIGDRRQSVSRQPSFTLSEWTDAQEDLLDMDPVPQTPVFEMGTDTRTEGDAATLTVTPVGLQERRGSNVSLTLDMCTPGCTEPYGYGAQLSPRDQSAQEYLRQGTHTLTPAMLHTRAMDDQSLQAEFYETPMNFVDPKEYNYPGLVRKNRYKTILPNTHSRVILKSQDEDDFLTTYINANYLRGYGDEECAYIATQGPTVNTVGDFWRMVWQERSPIIVMITNLEEKNEKCAEYWPEDTVTHEGIEITVVTVTQEDDYSLRVFTLKCGEEERSLRQYWYTSWPDQKTPDKAPPLLELVQEVERAREEAPPSTGPIIVHCSAGIGRTGCFIATSILCKQLRTEGVVDILRTTCQLRLDRGGMIQTCEQYQFVHHVLSLYEKQLSHTAEE